CAGCGAGACGTTTGGCGGCTCACCTTCTTCTGCAGTTCCTGGATGTTTTGCTCCCAGTTCTTGTCCTCTTGAGAAATTTGACTGTTGAATTCAgccacatttcatttgtgttagAAGCAGAAAACATTCCATCACAGACTCTTTGAATAGCCTCTGTCTCTGTTTACAGGtacttgttttgtttcagtCTTTCCCGGTAATATAGAATTATGTTTGTACTATAATTTGCTTTTCTGAAAAACATCTGTAACTATTGGATTTTCTCGAGCTTTTACTTCCTCCATTGtcttaaaacaaaatgtgtttaacCAATGAAATCATCTCAAAGACAGTCACTTCATCATTATTCATGTAATATTTGAGTCTCCTAAATAGTTCATCATTTCTTGAAAACAAAGCGTGACATTTTTGACCAAATCCGACTCCATGTTGCGTTTTCTAACCACGAGGAGGTGTCTCACACTCAAAGACAAGGCGGCAAACGGGGAATAGAACCGTCCCTGAGCCGCGCTTCCGGGGTCTTCCCCTCACCTGTGGAAGGTCTTCATCATCTTGCGGAGCAGACTCTCCAGGTTGAAGACCTTTTGCATCAGGAGGCACTTCACAGCCGTCTCCTCTCGGCTGGCGGGGTTGATGCGCTGAGCCGTCTGCCTCCAGACCAGAATCTCGTGCTTGAGTtctgcagaagagagagagttCAGCGTCTGTTGATCTCACCTCCTCCGGCTGGAAGAAGAGATGCAGCCTGCAGGGAGGTTGCTGAAGGTCCTTGATGGCTTCTAACCGGCACAGCGGTAGAATAAAGAACTTTGGTGGTCCCCGTTTTAATGCTCGCGTGCGGAGGATGGCTCGGTCTTACTCTGGACAGCGTGGAAATAATAAGATTATCTGTCTTTTAATGGATACATCATTATTAATACATTagttataaatacacacatagaaAAGAACTGCAGTGCTATTGATAAGCAGTAAGTAGAAGGATAAATGGATTAATAAGTGCATTCTGCTTTCTATCATGACTAATAGAGAGCAGAATACGCATGCTAATGAATATGCACACTATAATATAAAGTGTTATTGCTTGTACTAAGATGTAAATTGAGCTATGAAATGCTAAAAATAGCAGGTTACTTATTGCATTACAGAGGGCTCGTCTGTGACATGAATCACCTCCTGAGAACAATAACTATGAGGCGCTGCGTCTCTCCTCTGTGGAGGTGGCACTGGCCCACAGCGCGCTAACACGCTTCATACTAGTCATCCAGAGATTGTTCCTCATCCGCAGCGATGCCGCAATTTACGTGATGACGCCCTCTGGTCTTCACCCACCGACGATTTCAATGGACTCTTTGTTGTAGAGCTTTTTGTTCCAGTAGAGCAGCCGCAGGAAGgggaaggaggtgaggaggacgaggcaTATCCCCAGGAACATGTAGCCGGTGAAACTGGCAAAGTCGATCCCCTGCGAGAGGAAGAACGGAGACGTTTCATTCAGACAGCGAGGAGAAAGAGAATTATCTGGTATGACAGAGAGCATCAGGTTCAAACTGCTCATTGTCTCTACTCAGCTATTTATAGGCAAAGAATGGAGGCGTTCAGGTGCATTCAGAAGATTGTGCTTGAGTTTACGGTTGAGAGACGTCTGTGATGATGACATGAAAAATGTAGGCGGTGATAACGGCctcctccagatgttttcatcacctcacttcctgttgttcAAAGATGGCCATTTTAAAAGTTCAGAAGATCCAAAGCGGAGGTACGCAAGATGCGTCCCAAAAAACATGAGCATAGACGTCTGGTTCTGGTTCCAAACACGAAACAAACAGCCCCCCCAacgaacagcccccccccctcctttgtcacaaacacacacactgatggggggacgttgaggggggggttcaacacAAACAAGCAGGCATGCAAACAACATGAGCCGTCCTTATCGAGAGTCCAGACATGACGTCCCGGCAGCGCGAACTGAACAACTTGCCCTGCAGGACGCGTGTTTTCAGGAGGGACAGTTTGAGGTGTGAGGGACAGTTTGAGGTGTGAGGGACAGTTTGAGGTGTGAGGGACAGTTTGAGGTGTGAGGGACAGCATCAGCAACAGTAATCATTGGGCTAAAAATAGCACCGAGTCCACTTTAACACAGCAGCCTCCTTGGAATCAGATCGCATTTCGCCTTCTCCCTCTTCTGTTTTGACATGTTCAATTAATCTGATTTATGAGAGCGCCGGCAGAAAATATAAATTGGTTTCCCCGCCACCGAGTCTCGATTCGCTGCCGGGAGCACCAGCATGtctgagggtcaaaggtcacggtgCACAGCGTGTACATCGCATCTCACACACAGAAGATTCAACCCACTGActgttgtgtgcgtgcagcTCAAATTTCCTCGTCCTCGGACCACATCTGCGTCCAGCTGTGCAGCTCCCTACCTCTTTGCGCAGGTCCTGGTTGGACACTATGATCACGTTGGGCGGGTCTCCCACCGCTGTGGCGGCGCCTCCGATGTTGGTGAAGATCACTTCTGCGATCAGGACGTGCCGGGGGTCCAGATTAAGCACCTCGCACAACCTGCGTGGAAAGTGAGACGGGAAAGACCGTCAGCCCCGACGGGAGGGTGAaaccctttgacctttgaccctttggATGAGCGGGATTCACGGCCTGCTGGTCTGACCCCGAATTAGAGCCCAGTTTCACTCTGACGCTCTCAGTGCAGCCAAATACcagctgtaacccccccccccccaatacccTGGGAACATAATAATGGTAAAGAGCCGTAACGAGGGACACGCAtaatgaggggggtgggggggggcattccaGCTGATACGACAGGAAATTACAGCTCCTTAATTGTACTTCCTCTGTTCCAAATCTGCAATATATTGAGGGTTATTTTTAGAGACGTTGTGATCCGTTAAATGATCAAATTAAACACTCAATAAAGTGTGATTAATGGAGACCAATAAAGTGTATTAAACGTAGCGAGGTTAGAAACAAATAACCAGCAAATACTATTAGAAATAAAACCTCAAAACGAGGTTTTAGGAGCCGACTACCTGATGGTGACCGGGGTGAAGAGCATCATCGTGGTCACGTTGTCCAGGAAGGCCGAGAGGATGGCGGCGATGAGGCAGAGGATGAAGATCATCGGCCACACTTTTCCTCTGGACAGCTGGTAGGCCTTCAGGGGGACGACAGGGGACGGAGGTCAAAGGCCGAGGCCGTCGATGAGAGGCGGGAGAATGAGTTTTGGGGTCGGTAGAAATGGCAGAAACACAAATGAACGTGTAGAAGCACTGAAAATGGAATGGAATGTTCATAATATGTCCCCTCAAGTGCTTAAAGGAGAGTGAAAAGACAAAAGTCTCCATGGTGGTTTATCTTCTCCGTCGCCGTGGAGACGGGCTCCTGAGTGATATCAGCATCCCAAAGGGTACGCATGCACACGGGGTACAAGCGAGGGGTCACTGAGCCGGCGCAGCGCACGCTTCTTTTTGCTCACCTTCACGGCGCAGTAATCAAAGAAGCCCGTCTCTGAGAAGATGGCCACCAGCACCATCTGggacaaaaacaccaaacatcTCTCTTCATGTCACGCTGCAGGGTGGAGCTCACGCAGGATTCTTTCTCACTTTAATATCAACGTAAAGTAGACGTTATGTTTCATCTTAAAGTAAATGAATCCGTAGTTtaagcctgtttgtgtgtgtgtgtgtgtgtgtgtgtgtgtgtgtgtgtgtgtgtgttaaccctTTAACCCTAATGTCAGAATATCTAAATATACACATAAGAGTCTCACCATGCCAAAGAGAAGAGCCAGCGTCTCGTAGTCGATCCACTCGACCACGGTGACCAGGCTGGGccgctggggggtgggggggggggggggggggtaagagggGTTCATACGTTAATGTCACATCCGTTCATTGTTCCCAGAGATTACAGGTTGATTATTTGGAAGCTGACTCACATCTCCGATGATGGCCAGAGCGGCCAAAGCTGCCAGAGATCCCAGCATGGCGGCCAGAGTGCGATGCACCACCTGATTCAAAGATCCAACACCAGGCATAAATACTAATACTTTCATTTCATATTGTGATCTATGTTTTTGGATTCTACGGTTTTGAACTTGTGTTCATCTCATGGAGATCtcggtgtgtttttctttcatttttgtttccttctgtCTGAACATCAAGAAATGCGGGGGTCAAAGGTGATCTCACAGACGCCGTCTCATGTTTGATGCATCGTGGTTATTAAAAGATGAGCGCGGCGTGCTATCACACATCCGAGCTGCCCCTCTGACACTCACACAGACTGGTGCCTTCAATGCTAAATGAGCACTGAGCTCATTCGTAGAGGAATGAACGCATGAATCCCAAACACTGGctccggacccccccccccccccccccccgggtgggtCGCAGCAGGTAACCTCTGGATGGTCAATGCCACCATTGAAAAGTAATGAGAGTGTTCACCTCGAAGATGATGAGCACGTAGACGCCGGTCAGGATGACCGCAGCGATGGCCACCTGCGTCTCCACGGTGACGTAGAGCGACTGGTGGGTCATGGACAGCGGCACCACCTCGTTGTCCGGCAGGAAGGCCTGGAACGTGATGACGATGGggtcactgggggggggagacgagggcAGACGCAATCACCAGCGTGGTTTtatgtgaatggaaatgtggaaacgtttgtatttatattatgACATCACTTACTCAGCAACAATGGATCTAATCACTCAAGTCTCTTTTTGTGGATGCAGATTCTATAATAATGTCTAAAGACACTACAAAGACACATAAACTACAAATATACAAAGACACTACAAATAGACACATAAACTACAAATATACAAAGAAACTACAAATAGACATAAAAAACTACAAATAGACGTTAAAAAACTACAAATAGACACAAAAGAACTACAAATAGACACAAAAGAACTACAAATAGACGTAAAGAAACTACAAATAGACGAAATTTACAGCTGCCCAATGAAACATTAAAGATAAATTGAATATGAATTATGAGGAAGTGTAAAAGCtatatttttctaaatgtgtaaatgttttttacactgaaaaaatgagaaacaacaaaaaagacaacagcTGCAAAGAGActaaaccaaaataaataactaagaaaacaattacaaagtgaaccAAACCActaaaaagagacacaaagaaataaCGAGCTTTACAGCTTTATAAAGGAGCCCAAAAAGcttaaatgaaatatgaaaattggggaaaaaagaaTCTTCCTTGTGTGGAGTTCACAAAGTCTCTTAAAGTCTGAATGAACTGAGATGAAAGTACCTGCTGAGCATCTCAAAGGTTTTGGTCAGCAGGATCTGGTCGCTGCGTTCCGCGTGCAGAGGGATGCTCCAGTTATAGATCACCTGCAGCACCACAGCCACGAGGTCACAGGTGAAGACCAGGAAGACCGAGGATGACGAGGATGATGATGCTGACGTACCTgctgagtcctcctcctccgctgccccGCCTGCTCCGTCTGCTCCACCTGGACCAGGATGTAGTCCTGGTCTTGGAGGTCCACCTTGCCGCGGGTGAAGGGCCCGCCCACCTGCAGCTTGAGCAGAGCGTTGTCTCGGAAGTCCGTCAGGTTGACGGCTGAGGCGCCGCGGGGTCAAGGGTCAACGCTGTGCTTGTGTGCGAGAGGTCACACGTTCATCTGAAATCACCTTTTTAGACGAGACCCGTTTCAACTTTTTCAAAACaccaatatttcaatatttagtgtttttttatgaCATTTCAAACAACATATTTGGCCTAatcatttttgactttttttcacttatttttcatgaaattttcattgaaaatattttcattaattGATGATTAATTCTCAATGTTCTATCTTTTTGTGGCTGTTTTGACAAGTTTCGGGTCGTCGGTCAGAATTCACGTTGCATCTCCCCGTCTTCATTTCGGGTCGTTGGAATTTGCtccgtttgtgtttgtgttcattcaAAGTCTCTTTGTGATCATTTGTTAACAACATCTAGTtagtccgacccccccccccccccattcaggCCTCAGCGACCCATCCACAGATCCTCTCCTTGTCTGTTTGAAGGGCGCTGGAAGCCTGAGGAAAGGATACAGAAGCTGTCTGAGGGGGACACGGCCAGCAGCCTGGTGGGGTTGTCTCTGTCGGGGTACATGCTGAAGAAGAGCTGCAAGCACAACACAGGGAACACGCCCATTCTACCTCACCACATATGTACGTGTTCAATAAGCTCCAAACAGGTTACACCTTAACACGCGGAGGCAATGAGGTGCGTACATGGGGAGTTATTATTGGACTTACGCTGCAGAGGACAACGATAGTAAACATTGTGGCAATTTTAGAAACTCTGAAGCAGCACctgaaaagacagaagaaaTAAAATAGAATGACATAAAACTTAACTTAACTTATTTATTCCAGTGGTTTCTAGCACAGGGTCGCAAAATAGTGTTCTGTAATTAGCACAAACCTCTTTTATTGTTTCGTTTTAAGCATTGTATCCTTTTACCACCTTTGATCtctaaaatatatacaaagcGAGAAGGAGTCCCTCTTTACACCATCTACA
This is a stretch of genomic DNA from Pungitius pungitius chromosome 7, fPunPun2.1, whole genome shotgun sequence. It encodes these proteins:
- the oca2 gene encoding P protein, which produces MYLENQAEVEMSPASAQGFGELRLLQGISEGRDAQKPSGCVLHADGFVRPDDGFVVNIFRGKPASSSLTERSPLLRFSQDDGMTYMTLHDPGFVGGEEPWDGGSLDLERRYRLGSEVTSLSASPSSSLEKSDPLDSLNLSPRFTSSVKCCFRVSKIATMFTIVVLCSLFFSMYPDRDNPTRLLAVSPSDSFSVNLTDFRDNALLKLQVGGPFTRGKVDLQDQDYILVQVEQTEQAGQRRRRTQQVIYNWSIPLHAERSDQILLTKTFEMLSSDPIVITFQAFLPDNEVVPLSMTHQSLYVTVETQVAIAAVILTGVYVLIIFEVVHRTLAAMLGSLAALAALAIIGDRPSLVTVVEWIDYETLALLFGMMVLVAIFSETGFFDYCAVKAYQLSRGKVWPMIFILCLIAAILSAFLDNVTTMMLFTPVTIRLCEVLNLDPRHVLIAEVIFTNIGGAATAVGDPPNVIIVSNQDLRKEGIDFASFTGYMFLGICLVLLTSFPFLRLLYWNKKLYNKESIEIVELKHEILVWRQTAQRINPASREETAVKCLLMQKVFNLESLLRKMMKTFHSQISQEDKNWEQNIQELQKKHRITDTVLLVKCVSVLAVVIFMFFLNSFVPSIHLELGWIAILGALWLLVLADIQDFEIILHRVEWATLLFFAGLFVLMEALAQLQLIDYVGEQTALLIKAVPEDQRLAIAIILVMWVSALASSLIDNIPFTATMIPVLINLSQDADVNLPVKPLIYALAMGACLGGNGTLIGASANVVCAGIAEQHGYGFSFIEFFRLGFPMMIMTCMIGMCYLLATHIGLGWNM